The Triticum dicoccoides isolate Atlit2015 ecotype Zavitan chromosome 6A, WEW_v2.0, whole genome shotgun sequence genome has a window encoding:
- the LOC119316934 gene encoding cryptochrome-1-like: MSASPSMSGGAGERTRTVVWFRRDLRVEDNPALAAAARTAGEVVPAYVWAPEEDGPYYPGRVSRWWLSQSLKHLDASLRRLGATRLVTRRSTDTVAALLELVRSTGATHLFFNHLYDPLSLVRDHRVKQVLGAEGITVQSFNSDLLYEPWEVLDDHGCPFTMFTPFWNTCLCMVDPPAPMLPPKRINSGELSRCCSSDDLIFEDESERGSNALLARAWSPGWQNADKAFTAFINGPLIDYSVNRKKADSANTSLLSPYLHFGELSVRKVFHQVRMKQLTWSNESNGDGEEGCSLFLRSIGLREYSRYLAFNHPCSHEKPLLAHLRFFPWVVNEVYFKVWRQGRTGYPLVDAGMRELWATGWLHDRIRVVVSSFFVKVLQLPWRWGMKYFWDTLLDADLESDALGWQYISGSLPDGRELDRIDNPQFEGYKFDPCGEYVRRWLPELARLPTEWIHHPWDAPESVLQAAGIELGSNYPLPIVELDEAKSRLQDALSEMWELEAASRAEIENGMEEGLGDSSDEPPIAFPQELQHMEVDRATIHTPAMAGRRRADQMVPSITSSFFRAETETELSAAFESEVTRPEVPSQVHFQPQTRMEVRDEVASDDTAARYNGVQQQQQYTLHRHRVQGGIAPSTSEASSSWTGREGGVVPVWSPPAASGHSDPYAADETDISSRSYLDRHPQQSHRLMNWNQLSQSS, translated from the exons ATGTCGGCGTCGCCGTCGATGAGCGGCGGTGCCGGGGAGCGGACGCGGACGGTGGTGTGGTTCAGGCGGGACCTGCGCGTGGAGGACAACCCGGCCCTAGCGGCGGCGGCGCGAACAGCCGGGGAGGTGGTGCCGGCGTACGTGTGGGCGCCGGAGGAGGACGGGCCGTACTACCCTGGGCGGGTGTCCCGGTGGTGGCTCAGCCAGAGCCTCAAGCACCTGGACGCCTCGCTGCGCCGGCTCGGCGCCACCCGGCTGGTCACCCGACGGTCCACCGACAccgtcgccgcgctgctggagctcGTCCGCAGCACCGGCGCCACCCATCTCTTCTTCAACCACCTCTACG ACCCGCTGTCGCTGGTCCGGGACCACCGGGTGAAGCAAGTGCTGGGGGCCGAGGGCATCACCGTGCAGTCCTTCAACTCCGACCTGCTCTACGAGCCATGGGAGGTCCTCGACGACCACGGCTGCCCCTTCACCATGTTCACGCCCTTCTGGAACACGTGCCTCTGTATGGTCGACCCCCCCGCGCCCATGCTGCCACCCAAGAGGATTAATTCAG GTGAATTGTCGAGGTGCTGCTCATCGGACGACCTCATCTTCGAAGACGAGTCGGAGAGGGGGAGCAACGCGCTGCTCGCACGCGCGTGGTCGCCGGGGTGGCAGAACGCCGACAAGGCTTTCACGGCCTTCATCAACGGCCCGCTCATCGACTACTCCGTGAACCGCAAGAAGGCCGACAGTGCAAACACCTCACTGCTCTCCCCCTACCTGCACTTTGGCGAGCTCAGCGTCCGCAAGGTCTTCCATCAGGTACGGATGAAGCAGCTAACGTGGAGCAACGAGAGCAACGGCGACGGCGAGGAGGGCTGCAGCCTCTTCCTCCGCTCCATCGGCCTGCGAGAGTACTCCAGGTACCTCGCCTTCAACCACCCATGCAGCCACGAGAAGCCCCTCTTGGCTCATCTCAGGTTCTTCCCCTGGGTGGTCAATGAGGTCTACTTTAAGGTCTGGAGGCAGGGTAGGACCGGCTACCCTCTTGTCGACGCCGGCATGAGGGAGCTTTGGGCCACCGGCTGGCTGCATGACCGCATACGTGTCGTCGTCTCAAGCTTCTTTGTCAAGGTTCTCCAGCTGCCATGGCGCTGGGGGATGAAGTACTTCTGGGACACCTTGCTGGACGCCGACCTTGAGAGCGACGCGTTGGGCTGGCAGTACATCTCCGGGTCTCTGCCTGATGGCCGTGAGCTCGACCGCATTGACAACCCGCAG TTTGAAGGCTACAAGTTCGACCCATGCGGGGAGTACGTCCGGCGATGGCTGCCGGAGCTGGCGAGGCTACCAACGGAATGGATACACCACCCCTGGGATGCACCCGAGTCTGTGCTGCAGGCTGCAGGAATTGAGCTAGGTTCCAATTACCCTCTCCCCATTGTTGAGCTAGATGAAGCCAAGTCCAGATTGCAGGACGCCCTGTCAGAGATGTGGGAGCTTGAGGCAGCCTCTCGTGCTGAGATAGAGAATGGAATGGAGGAAGGCCTGGGAGACTCCTCAGACGAGCCACCCATTGCCTTCCCCCAAGAGCTGCAGCATATGGAAGTGGACCGTGCCACTATCCATACACCAGCGATGGCTGGCCGGAGACGAGCAGATCAGATGGTGCCTAGCATCACCTCTTCCTTTTTCAGAGCTGAAACAGAAACAGAACTTTCTGCGGCTTTTGAAAGCGAAGTGACTAGGCCGGAGGTGCCATCACAGGTGCATTTCCAGCCTCAGACTCGGATGGAAGTCAGGGATGAAGTTGCCAGCGACGACACTGCTGCCAGATACAACGgcgtccagcagcagcagcagtatacCCTACACCGTCACCGTGTGCAGGGCGGCATAGCACCATCCACTTCAGAGGCATCAAGCAGCTGGACTGGGAGAGAAGGTGGGGTAGTACCCGTCTGGTCGCCTCCGGCTGCGTCAGGCCATTCAGATCCCTACGCTGCGGATGAAACTGACATTTCCAGTAGGAGTTATTTGGACAGGCACCCGCAGCAGTCACATAGGTTGATGAATTGGAATCAGCTCTCCCAGTCATCGTGA